In Sulfuricurvum sp., the following proteins share a genomic window:
- a CDS encoding DUF302 domain-containing protein, whose protein sequence is MQTKIIVLFCLVFAGVLNAETIRIETPEFISYRVSDISFEELQLRIGNELQVNGFNIVYEINIAKALEAVSKNLDQQSKLHNGISIGFCKPSVSYQLMNKSIDTLLYCPLKLVVFQVKENSEVTVSFLKAPKLNDQVDPKSMDAIIEKIITSALD, encoded by the coding sequence ATGCAAACGAAAATAATCGTTCTCTTCTGTCTCGTCTTCGCAGGAGTGCTCAATGCAGAAACTATTCGCATCGAGACGCCTGAATTTATTTCCTATCGAGTCAGCGATATATCGTTTGAAGAGCTGCAATTACGTATTGGCAATGAGCTTCAAGTCAATGGATTTAACATCGTATACGAAATCAATATCGCAAAAGCCTTAGAAGCGGTATCGAAAAATTTAGATCAACAATCAAAACTACATAATGGAATCAGCATTGGCTTTTGCAAACCGTCAGTCAGCTATCAACTAATGAATAAAAGCATCGATACGCTTCTGTATTGTCCATTGAAGTTAGTTGTTTTTCAGGTGAAAGAGAACTCTGAGGTGACGGTGTCTTTTCTAAAAGCACCGAAACTGAATGATCAGGTGGATCCAAAAAGTATGGATGCGATAATCGAAAAGATCATCACATCCGCTTTGGATTAA
- a CDS encoding ABC transporter ATP-binding protein, whose protein sequence is MLSIDIQSKEYSGKKILQNLRFRLEEGTFLSIIGPSGCGKTTLLKLISSLDSDFEGSIETGADSIGMMFQEPRLLPWLTVRENIAVVDKIGVPDEIQKLLTMVGLEYTMDMYPKNLSGGMARRVSLVRAFINRPKLILLDEPFVSLDKPTSLALQNDLMLFCKSFNPAVILVTHDLDEAISLSQKILFLGGEVTEEVMTHVNDHYGFEILDPSQVQMIKENILSMYPTILEGKS, encoded by the coding sequence ATGCTGAGTATTGATATTCAAAGCAAAGAATACAGTGGGAAAAAGATCCTTCAGAATCTACGCTTCAGACTTGAAGAGGGGACTTTTCTCTCCATAATCGGCCCTTCAGGATGCGGTAAAACGACACTCCTCAAACTTATTTCATCATTGGATAGTGATTTTGAAGGTTCGATCGAGACGGGTGCAGACTCAATCGGAATGATGTTTCAAGAACCCAGACTTTTACCGTGGCTTACCGTCAGAGAAAACATTGCCGTCGTAGACAAAATCGGTGTCCCTGATGAGATCCAAAAACTTTTGACGATGGTGGGATTGGAGTATACGATGGATATGTATCCTAAAAATCTCTCAGGTGGGATGGCGCGAAGAGTATCACTCGTGCGAGCTTTTATCAACAGACCCAAGCTTATTTTGCTGGATGAACCGTTTGTCTCCTTAGATAAACCGACGTCACTGGCACTTCAAAATGATTTGATGCTCTTTTGCAAGAGTTTCAATCCTGCCGTGATATTGGTCACACATGATCTGGACGAAGCCATTTCCCTTTCGCAAAAAATCCTCTTTTTGGGGGGTGAAGTCACCGAAGAAGTGATGACTCACGTGAATGATCATTACGGTTTTGAGATACTTGATCCATCGCAGGTCCAAATGATAAAAGAGAATATTCTATCTATGTATCCCACAATATTAGAAGGTAAATCATGA
- a CDS encoding ABC transporter substrate-binding protein — protein MQTLCRILITTLLCTISLSASDLSVKILYLDQKVKHPPVLSNVMEKPDNLGLEGAKIAVEDSEKTARFMNQHYALQTEVSGDETVLLKAFEQYVDQGGAYVILNVQYPLFVKLLANPKSQKVLMINAGLSNPRLRMFYCNPNLLHTIADDTMLYDGLMQFLVKRNFKKIFLIEGKTAKDKNIVYAIKRAAKKFGAKIVQEKVWDNNSDIRRKAEDELPVFTQGEDYDVILTADYYGDFGEVVYFNSWLPRPVAGTQGLTPVEWHKSIEQWGAAQMQDRFKKYASRGMESEDFAAWVAVRTIVTSIMHTNTSDLKTNLAYIRSNEFELAAYMGRKLSYRSYNGQLRMPISLVQPNALISTSPQVGFLDPVTDLDTLGIAASEMKCKRK, from the coding sequence ATGCAAACTCTATGTCGAATACTGATAACAACACTCCTCTGTACCATTTCGCTCAGTGCTTCAGATCTATCAGTAAAAATACTTTATTTAGACCAAAAGGTAAAACACCCTCCGGTTCTCTCAAACGTTATGGAAAAACCGGATAATTTGGGCTTGGAAGGGGCCAAGATAGCCGTAGAAGACAGCGAAAAAACAGCCCGATTCATGAATCAGCACTATGCATTGCAAACGGAAGTTTCGGGAGATGAAACAGTTCTGCTAAAAGCTTTTGAACAGTATGTGGACCAAGGGGGAGCGTATGTTATTTTAAACGTTCAGTATCCCCTTTTCGTGAAACTTCTCGCTAACCCGAAAAGCCAAAAGGTTTTGATGATCAACGCCGGGTTGAGCAATCCTCGCCTGCGAATGTTCTACTGCAATCCGAACCTTTTACATACCATTGCCGATGATACGATGCTGTATGACGGGCTAATGCAATTTTTGGTGAAACGAAATTTCAAAAAAATATTTTTAATCGAAGGAAAAACAGCTAAAGACAAAAATATCGTCTATGCAATTAAAAGAGCTGCCAAAAAATTCGGTGCCAAAATCGTACAAGAGAAAGTGTGGGACAACAACAGCGATATTCGCAGAAAAGCAGAAGATGAACTGCCGGTATTTACGCAAGGTGAAGATTATGATGTGATTCTCACTGCCGATTATTACGGGGATTTTGGCGAAGTTGTCTATTTCAATTCATGGCTCCCGCGTCCTGTAGCCGGAACCCAAGGTCTCACTCCCGTAGAATGGCACAAGAGTATCGAGCAGTGGGGTGCGGCACAGATGCAAGATCGCTTTAAAAAATATGCATCGCGCGGTATGGAGTCTGAAGATTTTGCCGCTTGGGTAGCCGTACGGACGATTGTAACCTCCATAATGCATACGAATACGAGTGACCTCAAAACGAATCTTGCCTATATCCGTTCCAACGAATTTGAACTGGCCGCGTATATGGGACGAAAACTCTCTTACCGAAGCTACAACGGGCAACTCAGAATGCCGATTTCTCTGGTTCAGCCTAATGCTCTGATCTCAACCTCGCCACAGGTAGGGTTCCTGGATCCGGTAACCGATTTAGATACACTGGGTATCGCAGCATCTGAGATGAAATGCAAACGAAAATAA
- a CDS encoding DUF411 domain-containing protein gives MKKTLLFLSMLSLIHAEELKMQIYKPVTSLCPASWVSDVELTIAKPEVTSLTDVKSLKSSLGIPRELYSCNTSILGEYIFEGNVPTEAIKKFMNEKPAGAVGLSLPASQNDEAVKKVFIMYGDKTYKLYGTY, from the coding sequence ATGAAAAAAACACTCCTATTCCTATCGATGCTTTCGCTCATTCATGCGGAAGAGCTTAAAATGCAGATTTATAAACCGGTAACAAGTTTATGTCCTGCTTCATGGGTATCCGATGTGGAACTGACAATCGCAAAACCGGAGGTGACGTCTTTGACGGATGTGAAAAGTCTCAAAAGCAGTCTGGGCATTCCACGAGAACTGTATTCTTGTAATACCTCTATTCTCGGGGAGTATATTTTTGAGGGGAATGTCCCGACTGAGGCTATTAAAAAGTTTATGAATGAGAAACCTGCGGGTGCGGTCGGGCTGAGTCTTCCGGCAAGCCAAAATGATGAAGCGGTAAAAAAAGTCTTTATCATGTATGGTGACAAAACGTATAAACTATACGGAACGTATTAA
- a CDS encoding ABC transporter permease subunit — protein sequence MNTLLYLRIGSVFFLIALWQITALLADSSMFPAPLAVLNSLIGHISNGELLHHLGITLYRVTMIFLIAMPVGIAFGLLMGNFKKIDAALDTLLVLGLNMPALVVIMLCYIWFGLSDVAAILAVVINKVPMVIVTIREGVKAIDKKLLEVAYVYKVSRYRLLFTFYIPQLYPYIIASARNGLSLIWKIVLVVELLGRSDGIGFQLSMFFQFFDITSILAYSFSFIVIIIGIENFIFRPIEVRIAKWR from the coding sequence ATGAACACTCTTTTGTATCTGCGTATAGGGTCTGTTTTTTTCCTGATTGCTCTTTGGCAGATAACGGCATTGCTGGCTGATTCTTCTATGTTTCCGGCGCCATTAGCCGTCTTAAACAGCCTGATCGGGCATATTTCAAACGGGGAACTTCTGCACCATTTGGGTATTACTTTATATCGTGTCACAATGATCTTTCTTATCGCCATGCCTGTCGGAATAGCCTTCGGTCTGCTGATGGGAAATTTCAAAAAAATCGATGCGGCTTTGGATACGCTCCTCGTGCTCGGACTGAATATGCCGGCATTGGTTGTGATTATGCTCTGCTATATCTGGTTTGGGTTAAGCGATGTTGCAGCGATTTTGGCCGTTGTGATTAATAAAGTTCCGATGGTGATCGTCACTATACGAGAAGGGGTGAAAGCGATTGATAAAAAATTGCTGGAGGTCGCCTACGTCTATAAAGTATCACGTTACCGATTGCTGTTCACCTTTTATATCCCGCAACTTTACCCGTATATCATAGCAAGTGCCCGAAACGGTCTCTCACTGATCTGGAAAATTGTGTTGGTTGTGGAACTGTTGGGCAGAAGTGACGGAATCGGATTTCAGCTCTCCATGTTTTTTCAGTTTTTTGATATCACATCGATTCTGGCATATTCATTTTCCTTCATCGTTATCATCATCGGTATCGAAAATTTTATTTTCCGACCGATTGAAGTCCGAATAGCGAAATGGAGATAA